In Melospiza melodia melodia isolate bMelMel2 chromosome 5, bMelMel2.pri, whole genome shotgun sequence, the DNA window GGCAAAAGGTGGGAGaatgttttttttctgaaagagatTGCTAGTGTGTTTCAGATAAACTTAAGGCTGAGTGGTGTTTAGCAAAGTACTGGAAGCCTCAACTATTCCAATACTTTACATGTTGTTATGAAATAATTCTCAGAATTTGGATGTGCTTTACATTATTTTCCCACGTTCTTTAGGTGGCCTGTTTAAATACTCCATTCAATGAGAAAAACCAAACCGAACCCCCAAAAATCATATGCCAAAGGTAATATCTAGCCATAAAGCTACTGGCTTGGAAAGCATCCCTGTATCTCTTTGGCACCATGGCAGAGATGCAGTGGTAAGCTTTAGGAACGACGGCAAGAGCCTCTTCCTATCTCCTGGCAGGATGACAAGAGGGAATGCTCTTCTCGGgtcctcagctgcctctgcaataGTCAGAAAGAAGCAGAAAATATCTTGTGAATATAAACGAAGGGCTGTTCCACCTGGCTTGAAGGGCGCTGACGGTAAAACACAGTCAGGAATCTCTCTGTAACGCTGTCAGAGGAGCGTGGCAGAACTTCAGCCCTTGAGCAGAGCCCAgtgcccggcggggccgcggcagCCCCATGAGCGCAGGCGGGGGCAGCGTGTGCGGACCGGGCAGCTCCGAGCTGCGCCCGGCCGAGCCCCCGGGGCGCTCCCTCTGCCGGCGGGGCCTCGGGGCCGGGAGGAGCCGCAGCTGCGGGACAGCTCGGGCCCGGGGCCGCAGAGGGGCAggtcctccctccttccctccttcattCCCTCCCGCCCTCCTTCCTTCCCCGGCGGCCCGCGGTAGCGGCCGTGCCCGCGCGGGAGCGGCTCCCGGCGGGAGGGCGGGGAATCCACGCCGGGATTTCGGAGGCACACTGACATCAGGGGggcgcggccggcggcgggcgggggctgCGCGCTGAAAGGCGGCGAGGCGCGGCCCGAGTCACTCCGGAACGGCGGCGGGGCAGCGCGGAGCGGCTGCCGGCACTGCCCGGGCTGGATCCTAGCCGCCAATGTGCCGCGGGAGGCGGGCGCTCACCCCGGCCCTAGGTAAGCCCGGGCGGCGCTCGCCTCGCCGCGCACCCACCTCCCGCCGGGTCAGGTGCGGGCGGGCGGCCGGGGCTCCCCGCGCCGCGCTGGGGGCGGCCGCGCTGCGAGGCGTGCGGGAGGTGCGGGCGAGCCGGCGCTCGCTGCTCCGCGGGGCACCGGGCGGGAGAGCGGGGGGCTCGGCTCCCCGGGCCGGCAGCGCTGAGCTGGGCGCGATTCGCTGCTCGCAGAGAAGCTCCGGCTCGGTACTCGCCCGTCCCGCCCGGCGCGGGGTCTCCGGCGCCTCGGAGCTTTGCGCGACCCTCTCGAGCCTGCGGAGACCTCGGTGCCAGACTGCGGCGTGCGGGGTCGCCTCTCCCCGCCGCGTCCTGCCCCTGCCCCGAGCCTGTCACTCGGCCCCAGGCAGCGACAGCCAGCACATGGCTGTGTGCGAGGAGCTCGCAGGGCCATTGCATTGCGCTGCCTCTGGCTTCGTTCGCAGTTCGCTGAGGTCTGCCTGGAAAGCCAGAGCTGCTTCTTGAtcgctttaaaaagaaaattaaaaatcaaaacgaaaaagaaaaaacccaacccagtcTTTCGCACCAGAGGTTGTGGTTGCACTTTGCCAGACGGGACTTGCGGCAAGGACCATGCGGTGAAGCCGAGCGCCGGAGCGGGACCGCAGCGCTGCACTCTGCGATCGCAAAGGGAAATAACAAACAGCCGGAGCGGGAGCCGCGCACCCGCCGCCTCTTCCCGGAGACCTGCATCGCAACAAGCCCCGCTGCCTGCCGCAGCCTGCAGCCGCCTGAGGCTCGTTCCACACACTCCGCTTTGCAGGAAGGGCTGGATTTGCTCCCCGTCGCCTCCGGACCGAGAGAGCTGCGGCCGAAGGAGAGCGCCGCTTCCACGGGCGGCCGGGGCCGCTGCATGCTGAGCCCCGGGAGAGGGGAGCTGCGGTGGGCAGGAGAGCGGGACTTTTCTCCGCTGGCCCAGTAGGACCTGGAGATCGGCGAGCGAGGGTTGTGCGGGGACGAGGAGCGCAGCCCGCCGGCCTTCCCCGCCCCGGGGGCCGGGAGAGCGAGGAGCCgaggccccgccgccccccgcccgctgGATTTGCCGTTCCCGGCGGCTCCCTGCACATCAGTAAGTTGGGACCCGCCGTGCGCTCACAgcggggccggcgctgccgcAGCCAGCAGGTGCCGCGGCGCGCTGTGGCGCCCGCCCGGTGAGGGGCGGCCCCGACCACCCTCCCACCGTCCCGCTCCCGGAATGGAGGCACCGTGCTGCTGCGAGAAGGCTTGCTAGGGACCGTGGCCGTCTGCGAACGCGCAGAATgtcaaaaacacccccaaacgcTCCTCGCAggtgggggctggaggggctgagggggggTGCCGAGCCGCAGCGCGGGGAAACCCCGGGGCTGAGCGGCCGCTCGGCTGCCGCTTTAAGCGCCAGGTAATCTGCCCTCCCGAGGCAGGGACGGGCTAAGATTTGCCTTCCcctgaggaagagagagagaaggagggaaaggaaggaaaaaaaaaaagcctatgtTTTCAttcataactttttttttcttccccttttcccctcctcttccttcctctccGTCAGCGCCGTgatccgctccgctccgctcgggGCGCAGAgggcgccgcgccgccgccgcccgcccggggctgcggggagcggggcggagcagggCGGGCCGGGAGGGCTGGCGGCGTGTCCGAGCGGGTGTGGAGAAGGGGAGGGAAGCGGGATCCCACCCCCGAGGTGCGGGGAGGGAGTGCAGCCCCGGGTGCAGAACCGTGAGGGCTCTCGCCGCCTGCGCCGTAcgttattttattattttgttgtACTCGTTTTTATTTCATTGTCCGGGGGGGAAGCAGTTTACGAGCGATCTGCGCGGGGGTGGAGGTGGCTGGTTCAACTCTCGCCCCGATCTGCAGCTGGGCTTGTCAGTCTGCGCCGCGTTGATGTTGCGCTTTCCCCCCAAAGATGGCACTGGATGTCTTTCGCATTTTCTTGGGATATTGTTTTTCATCCCCTAGGGAGCCCAGCTCTTGGCTGGTACAGCTGTAAATCTTTCCCTTTTCGCATTCATTCACCCTTGATCTGTTGTGGATTTGTATTCAGTGCTCGTGAGGAAGGCTGCTTCTTGTGTGGGGtaggaggaaattctttgctGGAGAGTGGCGAGGCACTGGCCCAGGTAAAAACTGTGAATgcgcccatccctggaagtgtccaaggccaggtcggatggagctctgagccacctggtctagtggaaggtgtccctgcccatggcaggggctttgGGACCGCAGAgtcttttaggtcccttccaaccaagccatcctgtgattctgttctGTGAATTAGAAGGGAGAGTGTTTGGTTTTCTGTTTAATCTGGTGACCACAAAGCCCACACAGGTGATGTTAGATGTAAAATGAAATCTTTGACTACTGGATGAGGACAAAGATGTTGTCACGGCAGACGCTGTCACTTTCTGCCCATGGTGACTGCCTGCTAGAAGAAACAATTCCTCCTCTTGTTCTTCCTGTGCTTCCACACCATGGTGCCTTTTACTGTCTGGATTGGGGAACAGCTCCATGCTGGCTGTGGTCTGGGTACACAGGATACTCTCGTGGCATTATTGGATGAGGTTTTGAAATGCGTGATAGCACTCACCTTTCTCTGCTTTCAGGTAAACACATCCCGGGGGGGGTCAAAAGGGACTTTTCCTCTGGCTGGCAGTAAAGAAAAGCAGTTTGTTGTCTTGGTTCCCTGCATAAATGTGGCGCTTAAATACTCAGCTACATTTTTGTGTAGGTGCAGAACTGTCACTGCAGTTTTCTCAGTGTTGCAACCTTCGAGTCTCTCACTAGGCAGGATGGAAAGGGATGGAAACGTGTAACATCTCAACTATTTTCCCACTATTTAAAAGATAGACGAGCAGATGTTCTGTTTATTTGAGAAGCTTTTAATCTCTCTTTTGAAAATGGGTTTGTTCTTTGTTTGTGTTTTGAGGTTCTAGCTGAGGAGTTTTTATCTGCTCTTAACGTTCTCATGAACGTTCAGGTACTTTTTGTTTGACACCTAGTTCATCTAAGCCTTTTCTAGCCCATTCTTCTTTCACACTCCGGCCTGTGGTCAGGAAATATTTGAAAACAGGCTGTTTGCAGCCTTGCTTTAATTATATAAAGGAGCATATTAGATGTGTAGGCTGAGTTACTTTCTCACAGAAAATGTCTTGGCCACTTGACAGCACTTAGTTCAGGACTCTGTAATGCACATACGTCACTTGAAGAGGGAGACTTTCCAAATGCACTAGGAAGCAAATCTGTGGAGCCTTCTGATGCTGCACATTCAGGGAGAAGAGTGAGAACTGGGCTCGTTCCTCACTCTGCCATACGGAACAGGAACATGACCGTAGTGGTGTTCTTGGCTGTTTCCAGCTCAGTGTCAGGGGCATTCGGAATTGCTGTTGCTAGAGACAGATGCTGAGTTCAGTAGCAAGGGAGAGGCACTTCCCATGGCTTGCCAAGAAGGCATACAAGTTAAtactggatttttattttttacatttttttttaaatggcatgGGGTCTCCTTTGAATTCCTGATCCATGATGCCATACCCAGACTCTCCCCATTGCTGGACTTTGGCCAGATCCTCAGCACTGCTGTAATCCCCTGCTGAAAGTGATCAGTACCAGGTGGCTGGGGCAGTTTGGGCTTTGCCAGATCATTTCTGTTTTCAGAAAGTATCCGGTGCTTTATCCCTCCGCTGCCCTTGATCTCGAGTGTGTATATGTACACACATAGTGTTTATTTACACCTTCTGTCTCTTTCCTTATTTCAGGATTTCAGATGCATGCCAGGTTCCCGCTGAATGCCAGCAGCAGAGATCACTACAGATGGAGCCCCAAAGTCAGCACGGCAGCGGCGGCTCCCTGGTGGTGATTCAGCAGCCCTCCCTGGACAGCCGGCAGCGCTTGGACTATGACAGGGACGGCCAGCCCGCCACCATCTTGTCACTGGACCAGATCAAGGCCATCAGGGGCAGCAACGAATACACCGAGGGGCCGTCGGTGGTGAAGAAGCCGGCTCCGCGGACGGCGCCGAGGCAGGAGAAGCACGAGAGGACTCACGAGATTATACCGATAAATGTGAATAACAACTACGAGCACAGGCCCGGCCAGGGGGGGCACGCGGCCCACCCGCAGAACGCCAGGGCTCCCGTGCTGAGCCGCTCCACCAGCACGGGCAGCGCGGCCAGCTCCGGCAGCAACAGCAGCGCCTCCTCGGagcaagggctgctggggcgctCGCCGCCCTCCCGGCCGGGCTCCGGCCACAGACCCGAGCGGACGATCCGGGCGCAGCCCAAGCAGGCGGCGCTGATCGTGGACGATCTGAAGGGGCCTCTGAAAGAGGACTTGACGCAGCACAAGTTCATCTGCGAGCGGTGCGGGAAGTGCAAGTGCGGGGAGTGCACGGCGCCGCGggccctgccctcctgcctggCCTGCAACCGGCAGTGCCTGTGCTCGGCCGAGAGCATGGTGGAGTACGGCACCTGCATGTGCCTGGTCAAAGGCATCTTCTACCACTGTTCCAACGACGATGAAGGGGACTCGTACGCGGAtaatccctgctcctgctcccaggcacaCTGCTGTTCTAGGTACCTGTGCATGGGAGCCATGTCCTTGTTCCTGCCTTGCTTGCTCTGCTACCCTCCGGCCAAAGGATGCCTAAAACTCTGCCGGGGCTGCTACGACCGCGTCAATCGTCCGGGCTGCCGGTGCAAGAACTCCAACACGGTCTATTGTAAACTGGAGAGCTGCCCCTCCCGGGGTCAGGGCAAGCCCTCATGATTTTGGGAGGGAGGTTTACTTCCTCCAACTTCAGTTTTTCAGGTTgtagctgattttttttccctctccccatcTTTTCTTCTTCCCCCCTCCTCTCCCATTTTGGGAGGACTgttgctttcctttcctttctgtctGCCCAACTCCAGACATATGAGCTCTTCCCCTTGCATCTttgctctcctcctcctgctgactTGGCTGAGTGTGGAGCGTTTCATGCAGTCACTGCTGCTCTTTGGTAAGTGTGGACCTGGGATCTGCACCTGCTGCTCCTTCGGGCAGGGTCTTTGAGTTTTTAACTGAACCACTCCTGAAAGAGACAGTGAGGGCTCACTGGGCTCTTGAAGCTTCTTGCTCTGTGAATATCTTCCCAaagatggttttttttttgttctcagcAAGTTATGGTTTTTTTCTCCTTAACCTACTGGGTGCCAAGGAAGAGTAACTTTCCTGAGTGAGCTGGATTGTGAAATAACTTTTTGTGTGTGTTCTTTCTGGAGAGGGATGTAAAATAAAGGCTTCACCAAATGAAAGGCCTGACTCTTCTATAAGCAGCCTGCTTCTTTTTGCATCTTTTTTTTAtcccctctctctttttctcttaaCTTTTGGAACATTCTCAGACCTGAGAATTGtccagcctttttttttcttttttttttttttttacattttcagtGTAACTTCAGTTTTTGCTACACTATGTAGATCTTCACATTGGAGACATTGTGGCTGCAACATACTCATTTGTTTCTTCTGCTGTCCAGTCTTTGAAGGATATTGCTTACTCCACCCTCCTAATCCAGTTTTTATAGTCTGTCAGTATCAGTTGATATTAAAGTTGGTGGTGTTCATATATCCAAACAGCCTTCAGGTGTCATTGAGTCACCTAAATgttcttgaatccttcaagtcTCTTGTGATCCTTTGGCTTAGTGGGTTTAGCTCTGCTCTGTACTTTATAATTTTATTCTGTCCCTGTTTTATTGCCTTAGCCACGAATTGTGGTCCTTTTTTGTATATTTTATGTATAAAACACAAAGTTGAATCCCAACTATTTTTAAGACAAAAGTCTGTTAAAACTTTTTTTATTGTAAAGAATATTTATTATGTGAATctctattattttatgatatttattGCAAAAGACTTCAAAAATGTACTCATGTCTGAATATAACAAAATATCAATACTTAACGAAATAAGGATGACACGAAGAAAGTACATATGTTAACTATAATGCagaaaatatattaattaatgAAAATGCCTCTGGAGTTCTTTTGTTACAATGATAGGTTGTGAGCTACCTGTGTGTATTGCtgggctcttcctcctccttcaggTCTGTCAGGTGACAAATAACCTCCTATTGATACTTCAAAGCCACTAGTCTGTGCTCTAGTTTAGTTTACTTAATTTTAAGTTTAAGCCAACCATGTATCAAATAAGGGATGTTTAATACAATTGAATCTGTGTTGTGCTTAACAGTGCCAAGAAATAGAGGCTCTATTTATTTACCAAAGCATTTGGAAATACATTTGTGGAGGAGGAAACCACAACTTCCAAGTTGGTTtcttttttggtgtttgttttgttttgttgtttttttgttttttttttttttttttaaggaataccACATTAACATGCAAAGCCATTTTGAATTTTCCTATATAGAACTTCCTGGCTGGTTAAATTGTGCAACAGCGTAAGAAATTAATCTCCCCACCTCAATTCTAAATAAAAAGCTTGGAGCCAGGATGAAAAATAGTGATTGTGTTGCTGTAGTTTGGTAGCTTTGAAATCTGGGAATGTATGTGTTTGGGCCTATGTCTATGACTTATTTGGTTCTTTTCCCATAGTTTTCCAATGTCAACTGAGTCTTCTGTCTTTAAATTAAAGGCTCTTAAGGTTGACCTAAGTGTCACAGCTACTTGTGGCCATTTAACACACATTCAACAGAAAAAGCTTTTCATTAACAGTGAATGGGGAGACCTCATTCTTTTCCTCATGTGGGTCAAGGCTACATCACTATTCTCCTGAACTTTAAAAGTTTTAAATGGATGCAATTTCACATGGCGTTCAGAGTAAGTGGTTCTAGAGAAACTCCACTTCAGAACAGAGCAGTGACTTGACAAATGTGTCATATCTTGCTCTTTTTTGAAGTCCTGCTGCTTTGCATTACCATATTCAAGCTGCTCTGACTCCCAGCACGGTGATGATTTGAATAAGCTCGGCTTTTTGTAGTTAATTCCATCCCAGCTGATGCAGTGTCATGGAACAGAGCTGACTGAGAAGCTGATTTTTTATTAAGCAGCACAGATGACCCCTGAGAGGTACAGAGAGACATCATCATCTGAGTACACCCAGCAATGCTTTGCAAGGTGCCGGTGGTTGCTGCTCCTCTGTGTGACAGAAGTGACAGCCTGGGGGGGCAGCACTGGATGCACGTGGATTCTGCTTTCCAAGATTTCCCGGGAGGAAGCAAAGGCAGGAATGTTCCTGAGGAGCAGGGACTCGCTCTCCTTCGCTGTCCCCGCGCGTCTCGAGGAGCGACAGCTGCAGACGGCCCACGGACACAATGGGGGCCTTGTGCAGCGCTGGCCAGAGACGCCCACTGGTAACTGTGTGCTGGCACCCGGGAACACGGAGCCAGCTGCCTCCtctgctgcaccacagccagctccccagcaccccTGTGTGCTCCAAGGGTGCTGCTCCCGCCTCCTCAAGGAAAACATTACCCTCTGTACCTCTGTCTCTTTTTTCAGCCAGGTGACTGATTTATCTGGGGGCTTGGGTTGGTTCctagcagaagagaagaaatcccAAAGGATGCACATGTTCTCCATCCTTTAATGTTTGTCTTCCATCAGGAGCTAGGTTGTGACACTGTTTCTGATCTCTTTTTTAAGACAACAGCTATGCTCTAGTTAGTCATGCTAATGCTGCCTTTACTAACCAGATTTTGGGAATAACTTGAGGTTGCAGTGCCTCTGGAGAAAAAATTACTGGGACCTACACAGCAAAGAGAAGAAAACAGTTCCTTGCAGGTCTTACATGGCTTACTCATTGCCAGGTAGAGCAGACAGTGTTAGAAAAATGAGAATAATGTGTATTTCTCTTGGGTTAGATGCTGTATGCTTTGTATTTAACATATAAATATgtgggcacacagtttgtggtaactgggagtggggctgcagctgagcctcatccctaatTGGCTACAGCCGTGCAGAACAGGTGAATGCTATTGAAGGTAACGAGAGCCCAGGGGCACTGCCCAACCaccaagggagcagagggcacacaggtgcagggcatcaacaggaggggataaaaggctgggctgagggaCAAGAAGGGCAGAtacttgcagccttctgaagagACAGGGTCTTACTGTGTATGGGCAGACACCAGAGGCCTTCTGATGAGGTAAGGTGTTACTGTGTATGGGTGAAtgcttaaagccttctgaaaGTGTGTGGTGATACTCCGTGTGTGTGGCTGTCTCAGCTGTGACACAAATATATCTGAGCTTGCTCCTGCCTACTCTGGAATGTAAGATCATTGCCACTGTGCCATGGAGGTGACTGGGGATTCCTTCAGGCAGTTTTGTGGTGTAGAGCCATGCAGGGTTGGGTGAGAGCACATGAATGTCTTTCCAGCTGAAAGAGAAGGGAGCAAGCTGGTGGCTGGAGGAAGTGAAGCTGTGAAGCCTCCACAGCCTGAAGAAGCACAGGTTACTTTAAATATGCCCCAAGTGGTCAGCCACTGTGTCTGTTCCACTTTCCACAGTGGAATGGCCATCCAAGGATGCTGTGTCCTGTTGGAAGGGGGGTTGCTGAGGCGGTTTCCAGCAATTAGGGCACTGAAGTGCACATTTCAGTCCTTCAACTCCACATTTATCAGCAGCCTGTTTGAGGTGACTCCTCCATGTTTGCAGAGCACCAGACTGTCAGAGCCTATTGCAGTGTAGCTCATaacaattactttttttttcctgatatttcTGAGATCCTGTTTTGAGAAGCCAAGAGAACTCTGTGTAAAATGGTGGTGTAATTAGGCAGTAAGTTCAGCTGACCTACTGACCTAATTGCATGGGTGATGGATTTGGCTGAGGCTGCCATCTGCTTCCAACAGCAAAGGCCTCCTTGGACATGTAAGGTCTGGgctgaaggaaaaaggaaagtccAGCAAGCTGGAATTCTTGCTTTGCTTAGTGTCTCAAAACTCATGATAAGAGAGATGAGTTTAGGAAACAGTACTTTAGCAATAAAAACAATGGGTAGATAAAGTTTCCATGTTCCATGCTGGAGGAATCCATGGCTGGGGTGGGAATTTGCCCTCAGAGTTGGGATGTTTCTATAAAGATAGCTCCAGTACACCAATGCTGGGGTGGGCGAGGGCACTATCCAAGGGGGAATAATGCCTAGCAAATGAAAAGTACTTATTTATGGCTCCATATCATAAAGACA includes these proteins:
- the SPRY1 gene encoding protein sprouty homolog 1 isoform X2; translation: MEPQSQHGSGGSLVVIQQPSLDSRQRLDYDRDGQPATILSLDQIKAIRGSNEYTEGPSVVKKPAPRTAPRQEKHERTHEIIPINVNNNYEHRPGQGGHAAHPQNARAPVLSRSTSTGSAASSGSNSSASSEQGLLGRSPPSRPGSGHRPERTIRAQPKQAALIVDDLKGPLKEDLTQHKFICERCGKCKCGECTAPRALPSCLACNRQCLCSAESMVEYGTCMCLVKGIFYHCSNDDEGDSYADNPCSCSQAHCCSRYLCMGAMSLFLPCLLCYPPAKGCLKLCRGCYDRVNRPGCRCKNSNTVYCKLESCPSRGQGKPS
- the SPRY1 gene encoding protein sprouty homolog 1 isoform X1, with protein sequence MLSSVARERHFPWLAKKAYKISDACQVPAECQQQRSLQMEPQSQHGSGGSLVVIQQPSLDSRQRLDYDRDGQPATILSLDQIKAIRGSNEYTEGPSVVKKPAPRTAPRQEKHERTHEIIPINVNNNYEHRPGQGGHAAHPQNARAPVLSRSTSTGSAASSGSNSSASSEQGLLGRSPPSRPGSGHRPERTIRAQPKQAALIVDDLKGPLKEDLTQHKFICERCGKCKCGECTAPRALPSCLACNRQCLCSAESMVEYGTCMCLVKGIFYHCSNDDEGDSYADNPCSCSQAHCCSRYLCMGAMSLFLPCLLCYPPAKGCLKLCRGCYDRVNRPGCRCKNSNTVYCKLESCPSRGQGKPS